A genomic stretch from Heterodontus francisci isolate sHetFra1 chromosome 23, sHetFra1.hap1, whole genome shotgun sequence includes:
- the cabp1a gene encoding calcium-binding protein 1a isoform X2: MGNCVKSPLRNLSKKDRELGAEEIEELRDAFKEFDKDKDGFIGCKDLGNCMRTMGYMPTEMELIELSQQINMNLGGHVDFDDFLELMGPKLLAETADMIGVKELRDAFKEFDTNGDGEISTTELREAMKKLLGQQIGHRDIEEILKDVDLNGDGRVDFEEFVRMMSR; this comes from the exons GACAGAGAATTGGGAGCAGAAGAAATTGAAG AACTAAGAGACGCATTTAAAGAATTTGATAAGGACAAGGAtggtttcattggctgtaaggacCTGGGTAACTGTATGCGGACAATGGGCTATATGCCAACAGAAATGGAGCTGATTGAACTCTCACAGCAAATCAACATGAACT TGGGCGGCCATGTTGATTTTGATGACTTTTTGGAATTGATGGGACCAAAACTTTTGGCAGAAACAGCAGACATGATCGGAGTGAAAGAGTTACGAGACGCTTTCAAGGAG TTTGACACAAATGGAGATGGGGAGATCAGCACAACTGAGCTTCGTGAAGCCATGAAGAAATTACTGGGCCAGCAGATTGGACACAGGGACATTGAAGAAATACTGAAAGATGTTGACCTGAACGGGGATGGGCGTGTTGACTTTGAAG AATTTGTCCGGATGATGTCTCGCTGA
- the cabp1a gene encoding calcium-binding protein 1a isoform X3 codes for MGVLDDRELGAEEIEELRDAFKEFDKDKDGFIGCKDLGNCMRTMGYMPTEMELIELSQQINMNLGGHVDFDDFLELMGPKLLAETADMIGVKELRDAFKEFDTNGDGEISTTELREAMKKLLGQQIGHRDIEEILKDVDLNGDGRVDFEEFVRMMSR; via the exons GACAGAGAATTGGGAGCAGAAGAAATTGAAG AACTAAGAGACGCATTTAAAGAATTTGATAAGGACAAGGAtggtttcattggctgtaaggacCTGGGTAACTGTATGCGGACAATGGGCTATATGCCAACAGAAATGGAGCTGATTGAACTCTCACAGCAAATCAACATGAACT TGGGCGGCCATGTTGATTTTGATGACTTTTTGGAATTGATGGGACCAAAACTTTTGGCAGAAACAGCAGACATGATCGGAGTGAAAGAGTTACGAGACGCTTTCAAGGAG TTTGACACAAATGGAGATGGGGAGATCAGCACAACTGAGCTTCGTGAAGCCATGAAGAAATTACTGGGCCAGCAGATTGGACACAGGGACATTGAAGAAATACTGAAAGATGTTGACCTGAACGGGGATGGGCGTGTTGACTTTGAAG AATTTGTCCGGATGATGTCTCGCTGA